Within Streptomyces roseirectus, the genomic segment CCATCGTCGACCTGTTCCGGGTGCGGGGCGGGAAGATCGTCGAGCACTGGGACGTCGTGCAGGACGTGCCGGAGAACTCGGCGAACGACAACACGATGTTCTAGGACGGAAGTTGGGGGAGGGCTGGCTCCCTAGGGCCCCTGGGACTCCTCGGGCCCCTGGGTCCCCTAGGGGTCAGTCCCTGGGGAACCCGTCGGTCTTGAGGACCAGGTCGATGGCCGTACCGGTCAGGTCGACGTCCTTGCCGAAGTCGACCCGCAGCATCTTGGCGTAGTCGCCGTCGGTGGGGTCGGTGTAGAGGTTGCACCGGCCCTGGTAGGGGTCGGCGACCAGATAGACGGGGACCCCGGCGACCGCGTACGCGGTGAGTTTGGGGCCGTAGTCGTTGGCGGCGGTGCCCTGGGAGATGACCTCGGCGACGAACTCGACGTCCTTGTGGCTCCAGCGGCCGTCGGTCTTCTCGGCGGAGTCGCGCAGCTTGACGACGTCCGGGCAGAAGCCGTTCCCCTGGCCGGGGAAGTCGATGCGGACGTCCGACAGGACGCCCACGTCCATCCCGAACCTGTCCTCGATCGCCCGCACGATCCTGCGGATGATGGCCCAGTGGGTGTCCCGCTGCGGTGTCATGAAGACGCTGCCCCCGACGATCTCGACCCGGAATCCTTCGGGGACGGGCATCCGCTCCAGCCGCTCGAACCACTCGTCCAAGCTGCTCGTGTTGGCGTCGGCCATCGCGATCCTGTCGTCGAGGACGGTCATCGTGGCGCTCCTCCCCGGCCGCCCTCGTGCGGGCGCGACCGCGCGGTACAACGATACGTACGCCGGAAAGGGCACGCACGGGCTCGCGGGGCCCGCACATATGTGCTTGCCGTCGCCGCCCCCGTGCCGCCTACCGTGCTCTCACGGTGCCGGACGGGAGGAGCGTGGGCGTGCTGGGGCGCAGGGAAGCGGAGTTGCTGCGGGAGGTCGTCGGGGAGGGGGACCTGCTCGGGGCGTATCTGCATGGGTCGGCGGTGCTGGGCGGGCTTCGGCCGGACAGCGACATCGACGTGCTCGGTGTGGTGCGGCGGTCTCTGACGGAACGTCAACGCCGTGCGCTGCTGCGGGAGTTGCTTCCCTTGTCCGGGCAAGGCGGCTATCGGTACGTCGAGTTGACCGTCGTCGTGCAGGACGACGTACGGCCCTGGCGCTATCCGCCGGTCTGCGACTTCCTCTACGGCGACTGGCTGCGCGGTGACTTCGAGCGGGGGGTGCTGCCAGCGCGTGAGGTCAGCCCCGATCTGGCGCCGCTCCTCACGATGGTCCTCCAGGGGGACGCCCCGCTCCTCGGCCCGCCCCCGGCCGCCCTCCTCGACCCCGTCCCGCACGCCGACCTCCTGCGCGGGATCACCGCCGGCATCCCGGAACTCCTGGCCGACCTCGACCACGACACCCGCAACGTCCTGCTGACCCTCGCCCGGATCTGGACGACCCTGAGTACCGGAGAGGTACGGGCGAAGGACGAGGCCGCGGGGTGGGCGCTGGAGCGGCTGCCGACGGAGCGGAGAGCGGTACTGGCACGGGCCCGGGAGGCATACCTGGGAGGTACGGGGGAGCTGGGGGAGGGGGCGCGGGGATGCGCGGAGGCGATGGTCGAGGCGATCGAGCGGCTGAGAACGGCGTAGCTCAGGAGTATTACGGGCACCCTGAGGTACTACGGGTCCTACCCCTGCGTGTAGGGCCCGCCCACCCCCCACCCCTCGTACATCGCCTCCGCGAACGCCTCCGCCAGCTTGTGCTCGCCGCTCTCGTTGGGATGCGTCCCGTCGTACGTGTCGACGTGGATGTCGTACGAGGGAGGGAGAGACGCGAGGAGCAGGGGGGACCCCGGCTCGTCGAGGTCGGCGACCGCCTTCGCGAGGAGTTCGTTGAAGTGGTCGACCTGCTCGGCGAACGAAGGATCGGCGCCGGCCCGGACGTTGGGGATGACGGGGAGGAGGACGGCGCGCACGCGGGGGTTGGCGGCGCGGGCCGCGGCGATGAACGCGCGGACGTTCTGCGCCGTTTGCTCCGCGTTCGTGTAGAAACCCAGGTCGATCAGGCCCAGCGAGACGAGCAGCACATCCGCGCGCCCGGCGCGCACCGCGTCGCCGATCAGCGGGGCCATGTGCAGCCAGCCCTCGCCCCAGCCGGCGAGGTGCCCGCAGGGGAAGTCGGGGTCGGCGTAGGCGTACGAGACGGGCGCGTCCGCCCCCTGGTCGTACAGCGTCTCGCGCGGCCCGACCAGCGTGAACGGGCCGCCGTACGTGGCGCACAGGTGCCGCCAGAGGCGGTACCGCCACGTGTGGTCGCCCGCGCTGCCGATCGTCATGGAATCACCGACGGGCATGAACCTGAGCATCCGCTCATGATGAACGATCACCGCCGGGGGCGGGGTGTGAGTCCCGACACCTCGTGTGTCGCACCGGGCGGGATGGCAGGCTGGGAGCATGCGCCGACCGTCGTTCGCCGTCCTCGCCGGGTTCCTGCTCGTGGGGGCCCTCGCCGCGCCCGCCTCCGCCGATGACGGCGGCTTCACCATCAAGGACCCGCGGATCAAGGAGTCCAGCGGCCTCGCGGCCTCCCGCCAGCACCCGGGCGTGTACTGGACGCACAACGACAGCGGCGGGTACGGCCCGCAGATCTACGCCGTCGACAGCGCCACCGGCGAGACGGTCGCCACGCTCACACTGCGCGGCATCGGCACCCCGCGCGACGTCGAGGCGATCTCCATCGGCCCCGACAACCAGATCTATGTAGGGGACATCGGGGACAACTTCGGCGGGCGCTGGCCGTACTACTGGATCTACCGGCTGCCCGAGCCGAAGGTACTCAAGGACCAGACGGTCCGGGCGACCCAGTACATCGTCAAGTACTCCGACGGCGGGCGGGACGCCGAGTCGATGGTCGTCGACCCGAAGACGGGCCGGGTCTACATCGTCGACAAGAAGGAGGACGGCGGTCACCTCTACGAGGGCCCGGCCAGGCTCTCCGCCTCCGGCGACAACATCTTCCGTCCCGTAGTACCCGTAGACCTCTGGGCCACCGACGCCGCGCTCTCCCCGGACGGGCGACAGCTCGCCGTACGGGGGTACTTCGGAGGTATCGCCTACGACTGGAACGGCGGCCGGATCAAGAAGACCGGCCGCCTCGACGTCCCCCTGCAACGGCAGGGCGAGTCCGTCACCTACTCCGCCGACGGCAAGAAGCTGCTGTTCGGCAGCGAGGGCGAGCAGAGCGGCGTGGTCGCCCGTGACGCTCCCGGCGCCGACAAGTCCTCGCCCTCCAAGGGGAGTTCGTCCGCCACCGGCTCCGAGTCGGGCGGCGACTCCGGGGGCGGGGTGACGAAGGGGGCGATCGCCGTCGCCGTCGCCTGCGCCGCCGTGTTCGGTCTGAGACGGCTGCTGCGCCGCAGCTGACGTGCCGGGGAGGCGGCAGCCGGTCGTCAGCCGGGGGTGGCCGGGGGTGGCCGGTGTGTCAGGGGCGGGTGGCGGGCCGCGGCCGACGCGTGCCGTCGCCTCGGCGGTGCGGGTCACTCCTGGGCGCGGCGGG encodes:
- a CDS encoding Uma2 family endonuclease, with translation MTVLDDRIAMADANTSSLDEWFERLERMPVPEGFRVEIVGGSVFMTPQRDTHWAIIRRIVRAIEDRFGMDVGVLSDVRIDFPGQGNGFCPDVVKLRDSAEKTDGRWSHKDVEFVAEVISQGTAANDYGPKLTAYAVAGVPVYLVADPYQGRCNLYTDPTDGDYAKMLRVDFGKDVDLTGTAIDLVLKTDGFPRD
- a CDS encoding aminoglycoside adenylyltransferase family protein — protein: MLGRREAELLREVVGEGDLLGAYLHGSAVLGGLRPDSDIDVLGVVRRSLTERQRRALLRELLPLSGQGGYRYVELTVVVQDDVRPWRYPPVCDFLYGDWLRGDFERGVLPAREVSPDLAPLLTMVLQGDAPLLGPPPAALLDPVPHADLLRGITAGIPELLADLDHDTRNVLLTLARIWTTLSTGEVRAKDEAAGWALERLPTERRAVLARAREAYLGGTGELGEGARGCAEAMVEAIERLRTA
- a CDS encoding GDSL-type esterase/lipase family protein; its protein translation is MLRFMPVGDSMTIGSAGDHTWRYRLWRHLCATYGGPFTLVGPRETLYDQGADAPVSYAYADPDFPCGHLAGWGEGWLHMAPLIGDAVRAGRADVLLVSLGLIDLGFYTNAEQTAQNVRAFIAAARAANPRVRAVLLPVIPNVRAGADPSFAEQVDHFNELLAKAVADLDEPGSPLLLASLPPSYDIHVDTYDGTHPNESGEHKLAEAFAEAMYEGWGVGGPYTQG
- a CDS encoding WD40 repeat domain-containing protein, yielding MRRPSFAVLAGFLLVGALAAPASADDGGFTIKDPRIKESSGLAASRQHPGVYWTHNDSGGYGPQIYAVDSATGETVATLTLRGIGTPRDVEAISIGPDNQIYVGDIGDNFGGRWPYYWIYRLPEPKVLKDQTVRATQYIVKYSDGGRDAESMVVDPKTGRVYIVDKKEDGGHLYEGPARLSASGDNIFRPVVPVDLWATDAALSPDGRQLAVRGYFGGIAYDWNGGRIKKTGRLDVPLQRQGESVTYSADGKKLLFGSEGEQSGVVARDAPGADKSSPSKGSSSATGSESGGDSGGGVTKGAIAVAVACAAVFGLRRLLRRS